Genomic segment of Seriola aureovittata isolate HTS-2021-v1 ecotype China chromosome 1, ASM2101889v1, whole genome shotgun sequence:
TACACCTGCAGTTCTAGTCCAGCACTGCTCCATCTACTGGTAAGaaaagtagcagcagcagcagcagtttggatCCCCTGTACAATCTgcacactgcagacaggaccTTCTCGTTTAGACCAAATGGAGACAAATGGAGACGTGCTGATGTGCGCCATCTACAGGCAAGCAAAGCAATAGCTTCTACAATTGTGACAGTCAATTCATTGAGCATGGAGTGCAGTGAGGTAATTTTCTTATTTCTAGTTCCCATTAGTGTACGCGAGTGTTTGAAGATTtatatgttaaatgttaaactggTAAATGTTTGTTTAGCAGGAACATATTCCAGTGAAATCACGAGGAGAATGCAGAGTTCATGCTGCCAGGGGCGTCATCCTGCTCGGAGACAAGGTGGGTCCGGACTACATGTGCTACATGGCTTGGTGGCTTATTATAAGGATCAtaaactgagtgatctgtgtTAATGATTTACTAACATTCATTCCTGTGGACTCTCTGGTTTATTATTCATGTAAAGTGACTCACTTTtgaatgactttttaatgattGTAGTTTTGATGACATCTTACTATGTGGAAGTGATAAAGTTGTGGTGGTTTTAACTTCCTTTCCTGGGAAGAATCTGCAGCCTGGCAAATATGAACTGTTGGTATAGCTAGAGAGACTGTTAATCCTAAAAGATATACCTCCAGTTCTTAGACTGATAAATCTGTGTGAGAAAGCAGGTGAATTGCATTTACCTTTCCTTCATTGCCACTGCTGACGTGCCCTCGAGCAAGGGACTTAACCTTGGATAGGTCCATCAGTGCTgctcagtgaatgtgtgtaactcCACTAACTGAAGGTTTCTGTGGGACACAATGAAAGAAAGTCATCACAGACAACACTACCTAAAACCAACCAGATTTTTGCAAGTTATGAAGCTGCAGAGAATTCCCTGACTTTTACCCACGATGTCAGAATggcctgttttcattttccaataGTAAATGATCTTTTGTTTGtgggaaaaggaaaacaaaggaaaacactaCTGACTATCAGCTTTgaaagatattttcatgtccTGGGACATTTTGTTATGCTTTATTGAATATACACTAATGTCTCTCAGAGCTCGAAACATGGAATAACAGTTTGTCTGATGTCACTCCAGCAAAATCAATGACTGACTTTTTGATGGTGACACATAAAGGATACACTGTTAGTAGATCAGAAGTGATAACAACTTTGTTGTTCATATTCAGACTAATATTATGAGAGCTCACTAAATTTGTCTTATGGATTAAAAGaagttgtttgtttgactttccACTAACATTAATTGAAAATACAGACGAGTGACAAAAGAAACGAAAAACCCACATAAAGTGTCTTAGATAGGAGTTGGGCTTTCACGTGgcaccagaacagcttcagtgctgcTTGGTATTGATTCGACAAGTCTCTAAACTCTGCTGGAGgaatgaacaccattcttccaatgagatattccctcatttggtgttttgatgatggtggtggagagctcTGTCTAACGCGACGGACCAAAATCATTCATCTGGTTCATTTGGGTTCAGATTTGGTGACTGTAAaggtcataataataatcaaaccATTTGGTGACCCCTCGtttctccattcatttttttgatttttccttaaatttgtcacctgtgtgtAAATGCCTGTGTTACTCTTTTCTTTGCATACCAATGTGTTGGGTCAAAAACAGTCATTACCTCAGATGTTTTCTAAATTCTGTCGTCTGGTATTACTCAATGTGATAAAACACACGATAATCAGTTTGAGATTATTGACAACATGCTTTAAAGCCGTATCTGAATGTTGGTGATGGGACTGcccttttatttacattcagaTCACAGACTGCGCCTTTAGGAATACGCTCCAGAGTCGTAGGCCACTCCAACAGCAAGACATGCCGGGATATCATGTACATGTATCCTGTAAAGGTGATGCTGGGACAAAAGTCACTCACCCTCCACTGCAGAGTCCTCATCCTGCATtccccaaaaaaaacacagtgcaCATGGTTGGGGAAGACGGTGACAAGCTCATGTCCTTGTTGCCGCACTAGCGGCTCCTACTGGCTGCTAGAGACACCTCCATGGAATAAGGGTGGGATTTTGGGGACATGACGAGCTCTGCAGAACCTTTAGACACCAGAGTgggcagaaaaaagaaaggataaaGAATACTGTTAGATGTTTCTATGGTTTGTCACTTGTAAAAAGCTGCTGCATCTGCATCTAAAAATTATTCTACAGAGACCcagatatatatacagtatatatgagtatatagtatatacagtatgaaagaTTGTTGAGACCTCAAACAATGGTTGATAGTTACACCATGAAACAAACTGTCCTTTGCCTCTAAAGTCACGCGTACAGATGAAATGAACAAAGCTGCACCAcggtcagtgttgtgtttataggTTGCCAAGATACTGTTGACTGGCTACAGTGAATCCCTGGTGATATTCTCCAACAGCAGATTCTCCTGAGTGTTAGTGTGCGTTTCACCCGAGAgcagatcaacacacacacatacatacatgcatggACAGTACACACAGTTTGTCAGACACCCTATAGGATCAGAGAAACACCTCGAGTGCACTGTGTTCTGCTGTGTATCTTCTCCTTTAGTCATTAAACTAAACAGGCTGCAGGGGAGAATTTCAGGCACAAAGTAATTAGGTCTTTTTGTGGCATATCTCTAAGCCATGTCGTAGTGGTCTCAGATCAGAGGTCTCTGTTGTGAGAGAAGCCTTTACTATTTTTTTACTATTAACTTTTTCCTAGACTTAGATGAAGGCAAAGGCTTTGTCAGTGAAGGAGTGCACCTGGATGTCAGAGGAGTGCCACCCAGTGGATGAGCTGCTCAGAGATACCCAGGTGGACAGCCTCTGTTTACCAAATATCTTCAAGTCCAAAAAAGTGAAGCCACTCACCAGGATTCAGAGCGGCCCCACTTACCAGGTTTACTATACAGCCAGAGAGCTTCTGCTGGATGTGCTGGACAGAGGAGCTGTCCGGGAACTGATCAGGAGAGCTGTTGGTGTGAAGGCGGGAGCCAAGCGCCCGTCATACAgccagagcagagagcagagcacagaCCTCTCTGAGGAGGAGTACGCCGAGGCATTAACATGGTTCTCTATAGTCCTACAGAACGGGCTGTCTGCAGGAGACAACTGCAGCTTTGGGTCAGAGCTGACCCTAAAACTGGATGGGTGGCAGGGTGTCCTGAAGAGAAACAGCTTCCAGACCAACCTCCTGTCTCTGACCAGGCTGGAGGATGGAGACAAGTTGGAagctctctctgctttctgtaGCCACATAACCAGGCGCTACCAGGCCTTATACACACCTGGACAAAACCTGGCTGTGAAGAAATACCAGCTTTCCTACCAGCAGGGTCCTTGCCCGCTCAACCTTGCCCTCCTCTGTGACTTGAGCTCAGGGTTTGTCTGTAACATGTATCTGTACTGTCCAGAGCAGCTTCAGAGGCGGAGTAGGAAACCTGTAGTTGCGCAGGTGGTGGAACACCTGCTGAGACCTttctgcagccacagacacCTGGTTCAGCTGGACAGCTCTGCCTGGATGGAGGGGAGACTCACGGACATATTCTCTGGCTTCGGGGTGAATATTAATTTTGTTCCCACTGTTAAAAATCGAGTCACGGACCCAACGTCATCTTCATGTCCACCAGTCAAGCTACATCAGCGGAGACGGACATCCGAGGACTCATTGCCTCAACTTGTGGCCCACCTGCAGGGCTGGACCGGACCTGCTCTACTTCCTCTGTCAGACCTGAAACGATCAGTGGTAGATGTGTTTCTGTCGGGCTTCTGGGTGGCACTACACATGATTTGCATCAACACATTTGTGCTCCACACTCTGCAGAGCCAGAGCTCAGGCAGGCAGGTCCACCTGACAGAGTTCACCAGGACTCTGGCCTCTCAGCTGGCCGTGGACAGCAGTGTCACTGTGCCTGTTTTGCCACgactaaacagcagttcataCCAAGAGACAAGCTCAACAAATCTTCTGAAACAAAGGTTAGTCTTACTGTGTCGTATAGTGTTTCAACTCGAGCGAATAATAGTCTGCACAATATTAGATGGCGAGCCAAACAGGTATACAGTgataactttctttttttaaaagcattcgctctataaaaatattttcaactgCAGAGGACTCcattaatttgaattaaattaatttcattgcAAGATCAGTATGAATGTTCAAccaattaaatattgatttacaTTCTCTCAggatattgtacttttttttcatttaattaagaGACAGTTGTACAAGAAGCAACGTACAGTATGTACTGTTAATCTCTCTATTAATAGCctacattgtttttaatgttgtgtctgTATACATTGTGTGAGATTGCAGAAGAAATCAGAGATAGTTATGTGGTCTGTTCTGTCACTGCTCTCTCAGGGCAAACATTACCAGCTGTGGTGAGGCgatggagagtgagagaagaggctgcagctctgcagtgaGGCTGCAGGGGTGGAACACACCAGGAGTGTGTGGTTTGAACAACTCCGGAAACTCCTGCTACTTAAATGCTGTGTTGCAGTGTCTGTGCTCTACCGTGCCCCTCGTGGAGCACCTCCTTAATCAGGACACTCGCAAGGAGCTGGCAAGGTTAAGACCACCCACCATTTCTCTTTCTGACTCCACTGAATGTTGACAAGTCTGTTTTCCCACTGGTTAAACCTCTGCTCATGCAGGTCTAAATGCCGGGTGGCTGAGGCGTTTGTCCGCCTGCTGGAGGAGATGTGGCTGGGAAGGAGCTCCAGTTGCGCCCCTGTGGAGGCCAGATCAGTGCTGTGCTCCATCCTCCCCCAGTTCAACAACTACTCCCAGCAAGACGCCCAGGAACTGCTGCTCTTGCTCCTCAATGCACTTCATGACAACCTCAAAAAAGTGCGTTGAAATCCGTCAAGTCTGCACTGTCACTCACCATGTATCTCTCTGTGGTAAATCCACACGGTTACAGAGAGAttaaatctgtgtgtgcatgtgtgcgtgtgtgtttacaagGTCGCAAAGCAACAGATGCGATCCTCCATACGACGGCCGAGACAAGACCAAAATAGAAACTGTGCCGCCGCAGCGATTGACTCTACCATTGTCTCACATCTGTTTGAGGGCCAGCTGAGCTACATGACCCTCTGCATGcactgcaaacttcagggacACAGCACACAGGCCTTCACTGTACTGTCTTTACCAATTCCAACAGACATCATTAAGTGCTCCATTCAGGTACCTTTTAACAGCTGCAGTTGTTTGCAGTTCCCGTTTAGCACCACTAAAATATCATCCAGACTGTATGCATGTCATATTCTAAATATTGGTGGTCTTGGCCTTACCGTTCCCTGCTTTCTCaccttccttctgtctctttgttgaGCAGGATTGCCTGTCGCTCTTCTTCGAGCAGACTATCCTGACGGGGGCAGAGCAGATGCTGTGTTCAGTGTGCGGGCTGAGGAGAGAAACGGCCGTCCTGACTTGTTTGGACAAACCGCCTGAGATCCTGATGCTGCACCTGAAACGGTGGGTAGAGACATAGCATCATATGTTAAGGCAACACTTGATCGTGAGGCTTTAAGTTCTTGTCTTTCTTTAGTTATGCTGAATGAATGTATGAGACATAAATCTGTAATATACATAAACGTCGCTGATAAAGCAATCTCACCTAAAAGTCCACTTAACATCTGGTCTGGTGCTTTCGATCGTGTCACATGATCTTCATAAGCAGGTGAATTTTGCCCAGTTGCCACAGAACgtagatgttcaaatttccattttattcgAAGCAGTTTAAGGAGTTTTAGTCCTTGTTCGCTAAAAGGTTTAGTTTGAAAGATCATTCTTGACCTAGACAACAGCAGTTAACAGTAGTGTCTAATATAATCATCACTAATCAGAAACAAGACAGTTCATTGCAAACTGCTAGGGGGATTTTGCTCTGTTCTTATCAGCGATCAACTTCTAGTTTGCATGTAAGATAATCTCCATTTGGTACTTATTTATGCACTCACAAATAACATTACATGCCTTAGAAAAGTGTCATGACACCGCCAACCTTTTATTTAATGGATGCCTCAACTGTGAGTTCATGTTTACTGTGCCAGATCTTCACTATAAATAACATGTACATGAATGCATTCATTCAACAAGTCATGCATTCTTTATGCACCAATATGAGTTATGTATTCTATTATGAAAAGCTACAACATCTAAATACCCTGGAGATATTTGAGAGCTCATGTTGTGTGGTAGCTGTAAACCAATGACATCGTCTTAAAATCAATGAACTCTCCACTGTAGGTTTGGTTGTAAGGGGAAGAACCAGGTGAAACTGAGGAGCAATGTTGCGTTCTCCATGAGGCTCGACCTCAGCCCGTTTCTATCCAGCTCAGTACAAAACACTTCATATTCTTCATACCGCCTATATGCTGTTGTGGTGAGTAAAGAGACATGCTCACACAAATATATTAGGAACTGTAGTTGCTAAATTATTTGTTGAATCGATGGCAGTTTTGACAGCAGTAATTTCTGTCAGCCAATAACCACTGATTACTTCAAATCTGGAAGCTGTTGGTAGGTAGATGTTGAAGTAAGATGTGCACATGTAACAGCCTTAGGCCAAAAATACAGTCTGTCATGAGTTAATCATGAGTAGCAGTTGTTTTCTATGACAgtttggatttgttttgttatgtagTAACTCATTCCcctttattttcatattattttagGATGGCATTATGTCACgccttgatttgtttttttatataatggGTACATTTAAAGTCCAGACTGTGTAAAGCACTAGCTAAAACATTAAGCAATGGCGTTTTGACCTTGTCACTGTTTCTGATTTCTATCTGCCTGGGGGattttttaatgcaaattaaCTCATTCTCATTCTCTAGAACCATGCAGGTCACCTGAACATGGGTCATTATACAGCTCTGTGCCACAACGCCTTGACCCAGACCTGGCACTGTTTTGACGACTCAGTGGTCAGAGAGGTCCAGGACAGTCTTGTGCAATCTCCAAATGCATACTTGTTGCTCTACAGCCGCAAGCGTTTCCAAAAGCCAAAGATCCATGGACTCTGAGGTCTACATCCAACAGACCAAACCCATTAGGGGACTTTGCAACTCCCCCGTCCATTTCCCTTATTTATCTCCCCCATCTTAATTAATGCTAATTTAAACTGTCTTCGAGTCTGCTCCTCATCAGTAGACCTGTATCCAGGAAACGTCTGTGACGCTTGTTCGTCTGCTGGCTTCTCCATACTTGTACTTCAAATAAATTACAAGTACTACCATTGCTTGGTGTGCTACCATTATGGCCAAACGACTATGTGTAATATTTGTATTCTGTATTGTCACTTAACGCAGGGACATAAGACGATGAATGGACCAGGGCTTCATTCAGGATGTCACCGTTGTTTGTGGCAACACTGAACACTTGCTGAAAATATCTTGAAAtgctcattcacacacagacaaacactaatttgaagcagttttaatAAATAGTCATATGAGTTGTTTGAGGTTAATATAATCATTATATCTGAAACAAATTTTTTTAGAgcaataagaaataaaatcaacatgtacaagtaaaaagaaaacattatgaTCTCATGCTAGGCAATAAAACTGTAGTCAGGAAGTAGAGTCAAATTCTGCCTCCTCAGATTTCTGGTCCGTTCAGAAAAAATATCACTATAATCTGTGCTTGCTCTTGTCAGTCAGtcggtcggtcagtcagtcagtcaggcagCAAATGTTGACGCTAATGCACTCGTATAAGTGAATAAGGTCAATTTCTCATGTCTTCATATTCTTCTGGGTCTGTACTAAACACAGTAAATCACAATAAATCAGAATCCAACCTCCTACAAACGATACTTCAAAACCAGCATCACTGGTGTAAGCCAAGGAAGATGCCAACGTATCCCATTAATATTTCCTCTAAATAGTTCTTGCGTTTGAATATCATAATGTAAAGAGTTAAGTATGTTTAAATTGAGAATAAATTGTACAACAAACTTTATAGAAGCAGGTAGGTTTTTCCGTCACTGGCTGGACCGAGTAAGACGGACAAGCTCTCAGCATCAGTATTGTCTTAAAGCATTCTCAGTCGCGGATTAATGTCTGCTGTTAAACAATGTGTTCTACCTAATCAACTTAAACTGATTGCATATTGTGTGAGTGCAAGAAGATGGCTAATATGAACAAGCAACAATCTCAACTCCCGAGAATGAAAAATTCAACACTCACAGTCTCTTCAATCCCCTTTGAGATCCTGTCAATCATCAGAAGGCTATAGAGTTAAACCCCTAAAACACTTAGTTTGTCTTTATGAATATGGTGATACTATGATGGCTGCTactttcaatgaaaaaaataatttggtCACTTAACAGATATTCACCTTGCCCTcgagtatttacattttttgtgcaACATCAGCATTGGTAAGTATGTACATGCCATCTAACTGTTAGCCCTGGTGTATACACAGTACAAGAAAGCTGGAGATCGGTTCTGCAATGCGGCCATCCACACTGAGTGCAACAGAAAAGAGAGTGAAGAGCATCGGAACCAGCTGTCAGCCCTACAACACGACCACCAAGGTATAGAAGTCAAAAGGAGCATCTTTTTAGTCTCTAGATGATCAGTAATATGAACAGACAGCATGTTTTAACAGCTATAGGGTCCTCTAGTAGCTGAAGCATTGCACAGTGTGTCTGCACCATTTGCCGATCTGGAACAGACCGCATCTGGCGGCCACTCGCTCGAGTACGTCCTCGCGTGCACACACGACTAGTTAATCCGCAACTACGTGCACCAGGTCCTCagttgtgattttaaaaagaaaaaaaaaaaaaagacaacctCTAGGCTTGAGCACTGACGCTCTGGTGTAGTGTTCTCTCTTCATGTCCTACAGCTCCATCACAGGGTGGAGTAAAACAGGATGTATGCTGCGGAGGACTTGACGGAGGAGGTGGAGATTTCAGACACCTCGTGGTCATCAAACTTGTACCAGCGCTGTTTGACGCCGTTCTTACAGTACGCTGTGTAATGGCCGCCATCTAAACCCCCATAGTGGTTCTGGTAGTGGAAGAGAAGAAAGTTAAGTTTTCTTAACAGCTAGATAATCATATTTAATTGTCTGCACCTCTTGTCCTCTAAAGTTTGTATTCTTCAGTACATATTTTAGTTATTGCATTTTGGTTCATGGAGGATGTACGAGATAAGACTGAAGTCTCTTGGCCTCTTTCCAATAGAATTGACTTTCACTTCTACTTACAGAAACTCCATAAAGGCTGTATCTCTTCAGGCTCTGCTTGGGTCCGATGACATATTGCGCCAGGTCCAGACTGTCTAGAGGGAAGTCTACAGATGTCTGCAGCTTCTGCTTCCACCTACCCTCATAGGAGAATCTGCAGAAATAACACCAGTTAGAGAAAAGGTGAGTCAATATGGTAACACTAAGAAAAGGGTCAAGAAATATCAGCCAGAAGTAAaatttttaagtaaaaatttaaataaaaataggttTAAATCTCTACAGACCGTTTTAAGTGCACCAGGAGAATGGGTGGGACTTTCCAGATCTCCAGTTTCTTGGTGGAATCTCTGTGGGCCTTGCAGTGTCTGCAGAACACCTTGTTGTTGTCGGTTAACCTCTCTTCCTTGGAGAACAGCCTCAGACAATCCTGCCAAGAAGCAGCAAACATTATAATATTACAAAgcaaatgtttttcaaatgtttttcactgCTCAACAAAAATGAAGACCTTGGTAAAGGATTTAACCTGAATTTGGGTATTTCTGAATTTAATGTCTGACTGACCTGCAGGGAGCACTTGCTGGTGGAGGCCAGAGGCAGCGACAGGTACATAAAGGTCTCAAATGTCCGGGACTTGCGATGGCAGGTCAGACACTGCACGGTGGACTTGAACTGGCCCTGGAACAGTGCTACGATGATGGACTCGTTCAGCAGCTTGTGTTTGCTCCAGGCCAGGTCAGCTGCTGTCTGATCATCCAGATGgtcattttcctcctccttgtaCCGCTTCCTGTTGTCCGCCTGACagcacagagggaaaaacaacatgatggTAAACAGGAACAACTGCAGCTTTAGATGCAAGTAAAACCTCCCTTCGTGATCGCAATAAAGGTCAGTGACTGATGGCAGATACAGAATATACTGGCCATACTAATAGTATTGCATTTAGAAGTGGAAAAACAGACCGAATTTTGACGTAACAAACTTTGTATTCAACACCATTCTGATCTCTTTCCCCTTCATTAGCATGCAGTTCAGCCACTTTAGTCTCAGTAAAATAGGCAGGAGGATACGAGATGCAGGTTAACACTTGCTAATTAATATCTCATTAATTAGTCAGACTGAATTATCAATTAGCCTGGAGAAACAAAGTGGACTGGGACGGGGCCAGCCGGATGGCAGACAGGGCTGAACATCACACAAAAGGGAAGTGATGAGATGGAGAGTGTGTCATGATGAAATGCACATCATCAGCTGTTACACCCTAACTGGCACCTCATcctttaaatataaaagatggGGTGGATGTACTACTCCAACTCAACCCCAGGTGGAGACAGTGCACCCTGTTCTTATTCTCTGACAGCTTATCAATGGCCTTCCCTACAAAATTGTCTTTGGAAAACAATCAGGTGTGGTGTTGATGTTTTagcaagtttaaaaaaacaaaacaaagtaaatatcAAGCTAGGAAATGgtccttttctgtcttttgtttacAAATTAACCTATTTCTTTTCCCCCATTCCAATGCACATGAAGCCAGTAAAAATCAGT
This window contains:
- the LOC130174264 gene encoding ubiquitin carboxyl-terminal hydrolase 2-like; the protein is MKAKALSVKECTWMSEECHPVDELLRDTQVDSLCLPNIFKSKKVKPLTRIQSGPTYQVYYTARELLLDVLDRGAVRELIRRAVGVKAGAKRPSYSQSREQSTDLSEEEYAEALTWFSIVLQNGLSAGDNCSFGSELTLKLDGWQGVLKRNSFQTNLLSLTRLEDGDKLEALSAFCSHITRRYQALYTPGQNLAVKKYQLSYQQGPCPLNLALLCDLSSGFVCNMYLYCPEQLQRRSRKPVVAQVVEHLLRPFCSHRHLVQLDSSAWMEGRLTDIFSGFGVNINFVPTVKNRVTDPTSSSCPPVKLHQRRRTSEDSLPQLVAHLQGWTGPALLPLSDLKRSVVDVFLSGFWVALHMICINTFVLHTLQSQSSGRQVHLTEFTRTLASQLAVDSSVTVPVLPRLNSSSYQETSSTNLLKQRANITSCGEAMESERRGCSSAVRLQGWNTPGVCGLNNSGNSCYLNAVLQCLCSTVPLVEHLLNQDTRKELARSKCRVAEAFVRLLEEMWLGRSSSCAPVEARSVLCSILPQFNNYSQQDAQELLLLLLNALHDNLKKVAKQQMRSSIRRPRQDQNRNCAAAAIDSTIVSHLFEGQLSYMTLCMHCKLQGHSTQAFTVLSLPIPTDIIKCSIQDCLSLFFEQTILTGAEQMLCSVCGLRRETAVLTCLDKPPEILMLHLKRFGCKGKNQVKLRSNVAFSMRLDLSPFLSSSVQNTSYSSYRLYAVVNHAGHLNMGHYTALCHNALTQTWHCFDDSVVREVQDSLVQSPNAYLLLYSRKRFQKPKIHGL